A stretch of Pseudomonas sp. LRP2-20 DNA encodes these proteins:
- a CDS encoding SCO family protein yields the protein MTRTQKTVFILVALVALILGLTVNKVLNGRGQLNPTELIDAGIILLPQSRTVADVTMTNQDGQPVQLDDLKGKWSLLFFGYTYCPDICPTTLAQLRQVKSELPKEAVDRLQVVLVSVDPNRDTPNQLKQYLGYFDKDFVGVAGSIEDTQKLANALSIPFIPADTSKPGYTVDHSGNLAIVGPDGRQRGFIRAPFNNQKLVAQLPGLVKRD from the coding sequence ATGACCCGAACCCAGAAAACCGTCTTTATCCTCGTCGCCCTGGTCGCGCTGATCCTGGGCCTTACCGTCAACAAGGTGCTCAATGGCCGTGGCCAGCTCAACCCCACCGAACTGATCGACGCTGGCATCATTCTGTTGCCGCAGAGCCGCACGGTGGCTGACGTGACCATGACCAACCAGGATGGCCAGCCAGTACAGCTGGACGACCTGAAGGGCAAATGGTCGCTGCTGTTCTTCGGCTACACCTACTGCCCGGACATCTGCCCGACCACCTTGGCCCAGTTGCGCCAGGTGAAGAGCGAGCTGCCCAAGGAGGCCGTGGACCGGCTGCAGGTGGTATTGGTGAGCGTGGACCCGAACCGCGATACGCCGAACCAGCTGAAGCAGTACCTGGGCTATTTCGACAAGGATTTCGTCGGGGTGGCGGGGTCGATCGAAGATACCCAGAAGCTGGCCAATGCCTTGAGCATTCCGTTCATTCCGGCGGATACCAGCAAGCCGGGGTATACCGTGGATCACAGCGGCAACCTGGCGATCGTCGGGCCGGATGGGCGCCAGCGTGGGTTCATTCGTGCGCCGTTCAACAACCAGAAGCTGGTGGCGCAACTGCCCGGGCTGGTTAAACGGGATTGA
- a CDS encoding methionine ABC transporter ATP-binding protein encodes MIEFQQVHKTYRVAGREIPALNPTSLTIENGQVFGLIGHSGAGKSTMLRLINRLEEPSGGTIIVDGEDVTAFNASQLRGFRQQVGMIFQHFNLLASKTVADNVALPLTLAGELSRSEIDQRVTELLARVGLQDHAKKYPAQLSGGQKQRVGIARALSTNPKILLCDEATSALDPQTTASVLQLLAEINRELKLTIVLITHEMDVIRRVCDRVAVMDAGQIVEQGSVAEVFLHPQHPTTKRFVQEDEQVDEGEQRDDFAHVPGRIVRLTFQGDATYAPLLGTVARETGVDYSILAGRIDRIKDVPYGQLTLALIGGDMEAAFARFKAADVHMEVLR; translated from the coding sequence GTGATCGAGTTCCAACAGGTACACAAGACCTACCGCGTCGCCGGTAGGGAAATCCCCGCACTGAATCCGACCAGCCTGACCATTGAAAATGGCCAGGTGTTCGGCCTGATCGGCCATTCCGGCGCCGGTAAAAGCACCATGCTGCGCCTGATCAACCGCCTCGAAGAGCCTTCCGGCGGCACGATCATCGTCGACGGCGAAGACGTCACCGCGTTCAACGCCAGCCAGCTGCGCGGCTTCCGTCAACAGGTCGGCATGATCTTCCAGCACTTCAACCTGCTGGCGTCCAAGACCGTCGCCGACAACGTTGCCCTGCCGCTGACCCTGGCCGGCGAGCTGTCGCGCAGCGAGATCGACCAGCGTGTCACCGAGCTGCTGGCCCGCGTCGGCCTGCAGGACCACGCGAAGAAGTACCCGGCCCAGCTTTCCGGCGGGCAGAAGCAGCGCGTCGGCATCGCCCGCGCGCTGTCAACCAACCCGAAGATCCTGCTGTGCGACGAAGCCACCAGCGCCCTCGACCCACAGACCACCGCTTCGGTGCTGCAACTGCTGGCCGAGATCAACCGTGAGCTGAAGCTGACCATCGTGCTGATCACCCACGAAATGGACGTGATCCGCCGTGTCTGCGACCGCGTGGCGGTGATGGATGCCGGCCAGATCGTCGAGCAAGGCTCGGTGGCCGAGGTGTTCCTGCACCCGCAGCACCCAACCACCAAGCGTTTCGTTCAGGAAGACGAGCAGGTCGACGAAGGCGAGCAGCGCGACGACTTCGCCCACGTGCCAGGCCGTATCGTGCGCCTGACCTTCCAGGGCGACGCCACCTACGCGCCGCTGCTGGGTACCGTGGCCCGCGAAACCGGTGTGGACTACAGCATCCTCGCCGGGCGTATCGACCGCATCAAGGATGTCCCCTATGGCCAGCTCACCCTCGCCCTGATCGGCGGAGACATGGAAGCGGCATTCGCCCGCTTCAAGGCAGCTGATGTACATATGGAGGTACTGCGTTGA
- a CDS encoding methionine ABC transporter permease, with amino-acid sequence MDALNFFANVDWAEIWLATVDTMIMLFGSLFFTVLLGLPLGVLLFLCGPKQMFEQKGVYALLSLVVNILRSLPFIILLIVMIPFTVLITGTSLGVAGAIPPLVVGATPFFARLVETALREVDRGIIEATQSMGATTRQIITSALLPEARPGIFAAITVTAITLVSYTAMAGVVGAGGLGDLAIRFGYQRFQTDVMVVTVVLLLVLVQVLQSVGDKLVVHFSRK; translated from the coding sequence ATGGACGCCCTGAATTTCTTCGCCAATGTCGACTGGGCCGAGATCTGGCTGGCCACCGTCGATACCATGATCATGCTGTTCGGCTCGCTGTTCTTCACCGTGCTGCTCGGCCTACCGCTGGGGGTACTGCTGTTCCTCTGCGGGCCGAAGCAGATGTTCGAGCAGAAGGGCGTGTACGCACTGCTGTCGCTGGTGGTCAACATCCTGCGCTCGCTGCCGTTCATCATCCTGCTGATCGTGATGATCCCGTTCACCGTGTTGATCACCGGCACCTCGCTGGGTGTCGCTGGCGCCATCCCGCCGTTGGTGGTGGGTGCCACGCCGTTCTTCGCGCGCCTGGTGGAAACCGCCCTGCGCGAAGTGGACCGCGGCATCATCGAGGCCACCCAGTCGATGGGCGCCACCACCCGCCAGATCATCACCAGCGCGCTGCTGCCGGAGGCCCGCCCGGGCATCTTCGCGGCCATTACCGTCACCGCCATCACCCTGGTGTCGTACACCGCCATGGCCGGTGTGGTCGGCGCTGGAGGCCTTGGCGACCTGGCCATCCGCTTTGGTTACCAGCGTTTCCAGACCGACGTGATGGTGGTCACCGTGGTGCTGTTGCTGGTGCTGGTTCAAGTCCTGCAGAGTGTGGGCGACAAACTGGTCGTGCATTTTTCCCGTAAGTAA
- a CDS encoding zinc ABC transporter substrate-binding protein, producing the protein METLLCYLFLTSRVFIVSRFLVLFVAFIACSAQADVRVLTSIKPLQQIAAAIQDGVGSPDVLLPPGASPHHYALRPSDVRKVGDADLLYWIGPDMENFLPRVLGSRSKPTVAVQSLAGMKLRHFGEDSHSHEEADQDDHDHDHRPGSLDAHLWLSSVNARVIAAKMAADLATADPANAARYQSNLKAFDERMDALDARIKARVAGIAGKPYFVFHEAFDYFESAYGLQHTGVFSVASEVQPGAQHVAAMRKRLQEVGKTCVFSEPPLRPRLAETLTAGLPVRLAELDALGGADPVDAKGYERLLEKLGGDLAGCLEQL; encoded by the coding sequence ATGGAGACGTTATTATGTTACCTGTTTCTGACGAGTCGAGTATTCATCGTGTCCCGATTCCTTGTGCTTTTTGTCGCTTTCATCGCCTGCTCGGCACAGGCCGACGTGCGTGTGCTGACCAGTATCAAACCGCTGCAGCAGATTGCCGCCGCTATCCAGGATGGCGTGGGTAGCCCAGACGTGTTGTTGCCGCCTGGCGCTTCGCCGCACCACTACGCCCTGCGCCCCTCCGATGTGCGCAAGGTCGGCGATGCCGACCTGCTGTACTGGATCGGCCCGGACATGGAGAACTTCCTGCCCCGGGTGCTGGGCAGCCGCAGCAAGCCGACCGTGGCCGTGCAGTCGCTGGCGGGCATGAAGCTGCGCCACTTTGGCGAAGACAGCCATTCCCATGAAGAGGCGGATCAGGACGACCACGACCATGATCACCGCCCGGGCAGCCTGGATGCGCACCTGTGGCTGTCGTCGGTCAACGCCCGGGTGATTGCGGCTAAGATGGCGGCTGACCTGGCGACGGCCGACCCGGCCAACGCCGCGCGTTACCAGAGCAACCTGAAGGCCTTCGACGAGCGCATGGATGCCCTCGATGCACGGATCAAGGCGCGTGTGGCGGGTATCGCCGGCAAGCCCTATTTCGTGTTCCACGAGGCGTTCGACTACTTCGAGTCGGCCTATGGTTTGCAGCACACTGGCGTGTTCAGTGTGGCGTCCGAGGTGCAGCCGGGCGCGCAGCATGTGGCCGCGATGCGCAAGCGCCTGCAGGAAGTGGGCAAGACCTGTGTGTTCAGTGAGCCACCGCTGCGGCCGCGCCTGGCCGAGACACTGACGGCCGGGCTGCCGGTTCGCCTGGCGGAGCTGGATGCCCTGGGTGGTGCCGACCCGGTGGATGCCAAGGGCTATGAGCGTTTGCTCGAAAAGCTGGGTGGTGACCTGGCTGGGTGCCTGGAACAGTTGTAA
- the zur gene encoding zinc uptake transcriptional repressor Zur produces MSITPLAHRPHDHSHCVHSALSEADALCTRQGLRLTALRRRVLELVWQSHKPLGAYDILAVLSEQDGRRAAPPTVYRALDFLLENGLVHRIASLNAFIGCSHPEHAHQGQFLICRACHVAIELEQDSISDAIINSAKGVGFSVETQTVEIVGLCANCRSAA; encoded by the coding sequence ATGTCCATCACGCCGCTGGCTCACCGTCCCCACGATCATTCCCATTGCGTGCACAGCGCCTTGTCCGAAGCCGATGCCCTGTGCACGCGCCAGGGCCTGCGCCTGACCGCACTGCGCCGGCGTGTGCTGGAGCTGGTATGGCAGAGCCACAAGCCGCTGGGTGCCTATGACATCCTCGCCGTGCTCAGCGAGCAGGATGGCCGTCGCGCCGCGCCGCCGACCGTGTACCGCGCCCTGGACTTCCTCCTGGAAAACGGCCTGGTGCACCGCATCGCCTCGCTCAACGCCTTCATCGGCTGCAGCCACCCGGAGCACGCGCACCAGGGCCAGTTCCTGATCTGCCGTGCCTGCCATGTGGCCATCGAGCTGGAGCAGGACAGCATCAGCGACGCCATCATCAACAGCGCCAAGGGCGTCGGCTTCAGCGTCGAAACCCAGACAGTGGAAATCGTCGGCCTGTGCGCCAACTGCCGGAGCGCAGCATGA
- the cyoE gene encoding heme o synthase, with translation MATLLSARRAGWRDYLELTKPKVVVLMLITSLAGMFLATRAGVGWSVLLFGNLGIALCAGSAAVVNHVVDRRIDALMARTHKRPLPQGRVEPLPALLFALALALLGMALLLVFTNALTAWLTLASLLGYAVLYTGFLKRATPQNIVIGGLAGAAPPLLGWVAVSGHVSAEPLLLVLIIFAWTPPHFWALAIHRKEEYAKADIPMLPVTHGERYTKLHILLYSLILLAVSLLPFAIHMSGPLYLACALALGLRFLQWAWVLYRGSRPHAAIGTFKYSIGYLFALFIALLVDHYLLLNL, from the coding sequence GTGGCGACGCTTCTGAGCGCACGGCGTGCCGGCTGGCGCGATTACCTGGAGCTGACCAAGCCCAAGGTGGTGGTGCTGATGCTGATCACGTCGCTGGCGGGGATGTTCCTGGCGACCCGTGCCGGGGTCGGCTGGAGCGTGCTGCTGTTCGGCAACCTGGGTATTGCCCTGTGCGCGGGCAGCGCGGCCGTGGTCAACCATGTGGTGGACCGGCGCATCGACGCCCTGATGGCACGTACCCATAAACGCCCGTTGCCCCAGGGCCGGGTCGAGCCGTTGCCGGCCTTGCTGTTCGCCCTGGCCCTGGCGCTGCTTGGCATGGCCTTGCTGCTGGTGTTCACCAACGCCCTCACCGCCTGGCTGACCCTGGCCTCGTTGCTCGGTTACGCGGTGCTCTATACCGGCTTTCTCAAGCGTGCCACGCCGCAGAACATCGTCATTGGCGGCCTGGCTGGCGCCGCTCCGCCGTTGCTGGGCTGGGTTGCAGTGAGCGGCCATGTCAGCGCCGAGCCTCTGCTGCTGGTACTGATCATCTTCGCCTGGACGCCACCGCACTTCTGGGCGCTGGCCATCCACCGCAAGGAAGAGTACGCCAAAGCCGATATCCCGATGCTGCCGGTCACCCATGGCGAGCGTTACACCAAGCTGCATATCCTGCTGTACAGCCTGATATTGCTGGCGGTGAGCCTGCTGCCGTTTGCCATCCACATGAGCGGCCCGTTGTACCTGGCATGCGCCCTGGCGCTGGGCCTGCGCTTCCTGCAATGGGCCTGGGTGTTGTACCGTGGCAGCCGGCCGCACGCGGCGATCGGCACCTTCAAGTACTCCATCGGCTACCTGTTCGCGCTGTTCATCGCATTGCTCGTTGACCACTACCTGTTGCTGAATCTATGA
- the katE gene encoding catalase HPII has product MPSKKPDSPKQSQLAGTDTPDRANSNSKLQALEAARSDATGQALRTNQGVRIADNQNTLKAGPRGPSLLEDFIMREKITHFDHERIPERIVHARGTGAHGFFQSYGNHAELTKAGFLQDPEKITPVFVRFSTVQGPRGSGDTVRDVRGFAVKFYTDEGNFDLVGNNMPVFFIQDAIKFPDFVHAVKPEPHNEIPTGGSAHDTFWDFVSLVPESAHMVIWAMSDRAIPRSLRMMEGFGVHTFRLINAQGVASFVKFHWKPRQGVHSLLWDEAQKLAGKDTDFQRRDLWEAIETGDYPEWELGVQIVPEADEHKFDFDLLDPTKIIPEELVPVTPLGKMVLNRNPDNFFAEVEQVAFCPGHIVPGIDFTNDPLLQGRLFSYTDTQISRLGGPNFHQIPINQPVAPNHNNQRDALHQHVVHKGRASYEPNSIDGGWPKETPPAAQDGGFESYQERIDAHKIRQRSESFGDHFSQARLFFQSMSPTEQQHIIKAYSFELGKVEREHIRARQVNEILANIDLKLAAAVAANLGLPAPKAGTVQVKGSQLAKSPALSQMNHPGVVGIKGRKIAVLVADGVDGASVDKLVKALEAESARPRLLGPTSAPVKTADGKQLPVDASMEGMPSIMFDGIVVPKGVDKALASSGLAKHFLLEGYKHLKAMVLTKDLMNSLGLKEDKGLLLGDEQKVVDAFVKAVEGHRVWEREAAAEAVPA; this is encoded by the coding sequence ATGCCCAGCAAGAAACCGGATTCGCCGAAACAGAGCCAGCTCGCCGGTACCGACACCCCCGACCGGGCCAACTCCAACAGCAAACTGCAGGCCCTGGAGGCGGCTCGCAGCGATGCCACCGGCCAGGCCCTGCGGACCAACCAGGGCGTGCGCATAGCCGACAACCAGAACACGCTCAAGGCCGGCCCGCGCGGACCGTCGCTGCTCGAAGACTTCATCATGCGCGAGAAGATCACCCACTTTGACCACGAGCGCATCCCTGAACGTATCGTTCATGCCCGCGGCACCGGCGCGCATGGCTTCTTCCAGAGCTACGGCAATCACGCCGAGCTGACCAAGGCGGGATTCCTGCAGGACCCGGAGAAGATCACCCCGGTGTTCGTGCGGTTTTCCACCGTGCAAGGCCCGCGCGGGTCGGGCGACACGGTGCGCGACGTGCGTGGGTTCGCCGTGAAGTTCTATACGGATGAAGGCAATTTCGACCTGGTGGGTAACAACATGCCAGTCTTCTTCATTCAGGACGCGATCAAATTCCCGGATTTCGTGCACGCAGTGAAACCGGAGCCGCATAATGAAATCCCCACCGGTGGTTCGGCCCACGACACCTTCTGGGATTTTGTCTCGCTGGTGCCTGAATCCGCCCACATGGTCATCTGGGCCATGTCCGACCGCGCCATCCCGCGCAGCCTGCGGATGATGGAAGGCTTCGGCGTGCATACCTTCCGCCTGATCAATGCCCAGGGCGTGGCGAGTTTCGTCAAGTTCCACTGGAAGCCGCGCCAGGGTGTGCACTCGCTTTTGTGGGACGAGGCTCAGAAACTTGCAGGCAAAGACACCGATTTTCAGCGCCGGGACCTGTGGGAAGCCATCGAGACGGGCGATTATCCGGAATGGGAACTGGGCGTGCAGATCGTGCCCGAGGCGGATGAGCACAAGTTCGACTTCGACCTGCTCGACCCGACCAAGATCATTCCCGAAGAGCTGGTGCCGGTTACGCCGCTGGGCAAGATGGTGCTCAACCGTAACCCGGACAACTTCTTCGCTGAGGTGGAGCAGGTTGCCTTCTGCCCAGGCCATATCGTGCCGGGAATCGATTTCACCAATGACCCGTTGCTGCAGGGACGGCTGTTCTCCTACACCGACACCCAGATCAGCCGTCTTGGTGGGCCGAATTTCCACCAGATCCCGATCAACCAGCCCGTTGCGCCAAACCACAACAATCAGCGCGATGCGCTGCATCAGCATGTGGTGCACAAGGGGCGAGCTTCCTATGAGCCTAATTCGATCGATGGCGGCTGGCCGAAAGAAACGCCACCGGCTGCCCAGGATGGGGGCTTCGAGAGCTACCAGGAACGCATCGACGCGCACAAGATCCGCCAGCGCAGCGAGTCATTCGGGGATCACTTCTCCCAGGCGCGGCTGTTCTTCCAGAGCATGAGTCCGACCGAGCAGCAGCACATCATCAAGGCCTACAGCTTCGAGCTGGGCAAGGTGGAGCGTGAGCACATTCGCGCGCGCCAGGTGAATGAGATCCTTGCCAACATCGACCTGAAACTGGCCGCCGCCGTCGCTGCCAACCTCGGCTTGCCGGCTCCCAAGGCCGGTACGGTGCAGGTCAAGGGTAGCCAGCTTGCGAAATCGCCGGCCTTGAGCCAGATGAACCACCCAGGCGTGGTCGGCATCAAGGGGCGCAAGATCGCGGTGCTGGTAGCCGATGGCGTAGATGGCGCAAGCGTCGACAAGCTGGTCAAGGCGCTGGAGGCCGAAAGCGCTCGGCCGAGGCTGCTGGGGCCTACTTCGGCGCCAGTCAAGACGGCGGATGGCAAGCAGTTACCCGTAGATGCATCGATGGAGGGGATGCCGTCGATCATGTTCGACGGGATTGTCGTGCCCAAGGGGGTGGACAAGGCCTTGGCTTCCAGTGGGCTGGCGAAGCACTTTCTGCTGGAGGGCTACAAGCATCTGAAGGCGATGGTGCTGACCAAGGACTTGATGAACAGTCTGGGGCTCAAGGAAGACAAGGGTTTGCTGCTTGGGGACGAGCAGAAGGTGGTCGATGCCTTTGTCAAAGCAGTTGAAGGGCATCGGGTGTGGGAGCGGGAGGCTGCCGCAGAGGCGGTACCCGCCTGA
- a CDS encoding PA5502 family lipoprotein, with protein MKPFASRYLLVAAFSLFLAACSSAPVEQADAPAQADAWQQLQQSIASNELATAEDQLAALQAQAPDDARLEQNQRQLAEAYLKRSQIVLQKGDVNAAATALARARALMPQAPAVTGGDAVTQARKAELEKAEAALKAAETKPQPRVIDPTAPSTVIALKTTDIRAMRRQLDEIAKDVVNYQCEVVFQVPRTQDAPWLKSLLEKRVHKLDSGFKLKQKHEIQRSMPAQVVLVPHQR; from the coding sequence ATGAAGCCGTTCGCATCCCGTTATCTGCTTGTTGCCGCGTTTTCCCTGTTCCTGGCAGCGTGTTCCAGCGCGCCGGTCGAGCAGGCCGATGCACCTGCCCAAGCCGATGCCTGGCAGCAGCTGCAACAGAGTATCGCCAGCAACGAGCTGGCCACCGCCGAAGACCAGTTGGCTGCCCTGCAGGCGCAGGCGCCTGATGACGCACGCCTGGAGCAAAACCAGCGCCAGTTGGCAGAGGCCTACCTGAAACGCAGCCAGATCGTGCTGCAAAAGGGCGACGTCAACGCTGCCGCCACCGCGCTGGCCCGGGCCCGGGCACTGATGCCCCAGGCACCGGCAGTGACCGGTGGCGATGCCGTGACCCAGGCGCGCAAGGCCGAGCTGGAGAAAGCAGAAGCGGCCTTGAAGGCAGCCGAAACCAAGCCCCAGCCACGGGTGATCGACCCGACGGCGCCGAGCACCGTGATTGCGTTGAAGACCACCGACATTCGGGCAATGCGTCGCCAGCTCGACGAGATTGCCAAGGACGTGGTCAATTACCAGTGCGAGGTGGTGTTCCAGGTGCCGCGTACCCAGGATGCACCTTGGTTGAAGAGCCTGCTGGAGAAGCGCGTGCACAAGCTCGACAGCGGGTTCAAGCTGAAGCAGAAGCATGAGATTCAGCGCTCGATGCCGGCCCAGGTGGTACTGGTCCCGCATCAGCGTTAA
- the znuC gene encoding zinc ABC transporter ATP-binding protein ZnuC: MSDALIRLEQVGVSFAGEAVLDSIDLSVAPGQIVTLIGPNGAGKTTLVRAVLGLLKPHRGKVWRKPKLRIGYMPQKIQVDATLPLSVLRFLRLVPGVDRAAALSALQEVGAEQVIDSPIQTISGGEMQRVLLARALLREPQLLVLDEPVQGVDVVGQTELYNLITRLRDRHGCGVLMVSHDLHLVMSATDQVVCLNRHVCCSGHPEQVSNDPAFVELFGQNAPSLAVYHHHHDHSHDLHGSVVAPGAHVHGEHCKHG, translated from the coding sequence ATGAGCGACGCCCTGATCCGCCTTGAGCAGGTCGGTGTCAGCTTCGCCGGCGAGGCCGTGCTCGACAGCATCGACCTGTCGGTGGCGCCCGGCCAGATCGTCACCCTGATCGGCCCCAACGGCGCCGGCAAGACCACCCTGGTACGCGCCGTGCTGGGGCTGCTCAAGCCACACCGCGGCAAGGTCTGGCGCAAGCCGAAGCTGCGTATCGGTTACATGCCGCAAAAGATCCAGGTGGACGCCACGCTGCCGCTGTCGGTGCTGCGTTTCTTGCGCCTGGTGCCCGGCGTAGACCGTGCGGCTGCCTTGTCGGCATTGCAGGAAGTGGGCGCCGAACAGGTCATCGACAGCCCGATCCAGACCATTTCCGGCGGCGAGATGCAGCGCGTGCTGCTGGCCCGGGCGCTGCTGCGCGAGCCGCAGCTGCTGGTGCTCGACGAGCCGGTTCAAGGTGTCGACGTGGTCGGCCAGACCGAGCTGTACAACCTCATCACCCGCCTGCGCGACCGCCACGGCTGCGGCGTGCTGATGGTCTCCCACGACCTGCACCTGGTCATGAGCGCCACCGACCAGGTGGTCTGCCTGAACCGCCACGTGTGCTGCTCGGGCCACCCCGAGCAGGTCAGCAACGACCCGGCCTTTGTCGAGCTGTTCGGCCAGAACGCCCCAAGCCTGGCTGTCTACCACCATCATCACGACCACAGCCACGACCTGCACGGCTCGGTCGTCGCCCCTGGCGCCCATGTTCACGGAGAGCACTGCAAGCATGGCTGA
- the znuB gene encoding zinc ABC transporter permease subunit ZnuB — translation MADFLLYALLAGLSLAVVAGPLGSFVVWRRMAYFGDTLSHAALLGVAMGFVLDVSPALAVTVGCLLLAILLVTLQQRQPLASDTLLGILAPSTLSLGLVVLSFMHDVRIDLMAYLFGDLLAISTSDLAWILGGSALVLLLLAALWRPLLAITVHEELAMVEGLPVAGLRMALMLLIAVVIAVAMKIVGVLLITSLLIIPAAAAQRHARSPEQMAAAATLIGITSVCGGLAMSWFKDTPAGPSIVVCAAVLFLLSLALPKR, via the coding sequence ATGGCTGATTTTCTTCTCTACGCCTTGCTTGCGGGTCTTTCCCTGGCAGTGGTGGCGGGTCCGCTCGGCTCGTTCGTGGTGTGGCGGCGCATGGCCTACTTTGGCGACACCCTGTCCCACGCCGCGCTACTGGGCGTGGCCATGGGCTTCGTGCTGGATGTCAGCCCGGCCCTGGCGGTGACCGTGGGCTGCCTGCTGCTGGCGATCCTGCTGGTGACCTTGCAGCAACGCCAGCCACTGGCGTCCGATACCCTGCTCGGCATCCTTGCCCCCAGCACCCTGTCGCTGGGCCTGGTGGTGCTGAGTTTCATGCACGACGTGCGCATCGACCTGATGGCCTACCTGTTCGGCGACCTGCTGGCCATCAGCACCAGCGACCTGGCCTGGATCCTGGGCGGCAGCGCGCTGGTCCTGCTGCTGCTCGCCGCGCTGTGGCGGCCGTTGCTGGCGATCACCGTGCACGAGGAACTGGCCATGGTCGAAGGGCTGCCGGTGGCGGGCCTGCGCATGGCGCTGATGCTGCTGATCGCTGTGGTGATCGCCGTGGCCATGAAGATCGTCGGCGTGCTGCTGATCACCTCGCTGCTGATCATTCCCGCCGCTGCGGCACAGCGTCACGCCCGCTCGCCAGAGCAGATGGCAGCGGCCGCCACGCTGATCGGCATCACCTCGGTGTGCGGCGGTCTGGCCATGTCCTGGTTCAAGGACACCCCGGCCGGGCCATCGATCGTGGTCTGCGCGGCGGTGCTATTCTTGCTGAGCCTGGCCCTGCCAAAACGCTGA
- a CDS encoding MetQ/NlpA family ABC transporter substrate-binding protein, which produces MKKLLAVAAAVAAFSAHAGDLSVAATPVPHAEILNFIKPQLAKEGVNLKVKEFTDYIQPNVQVAEKRLDANFFQHQPYLDEFNKAKGTHLVSVAGVHIEPLGVYSTKIKKLDELSSGATVVIPNDATNGGRALLLLDKAGVIKLKDNTNILSTVKDVAENPKSVKFRELEAATIPRVLTQVDAALINTNYALEAKLNPEKDALAIEGSDSPYVNILVARPDNKDSEDMKKLAAALHSPEVKQFIVEKYKGAVVPAF; this is translated from the coding sequence ATGAAGAAGCTGCTTGCTGTCGCTGCCGCCGTCGCGGCCTTCTCGGCCCATGCCGGTGATCTGTCCGTCGCCGCCACCCCGGTGCCGCACGCCGAGATCCTCAACTTCATCAAACCGCAACTGGCGAAAGAGGGCGTCAACCTCAAGGTGAAGGAGTTCACCGACTACATCCAGCCGAACGTGCAAGTGGCGGAAAAGCGTCTGGATGCCAACTTCTTCCAGCACCAGCCGTACCTGGATGAGTTCAACAAGGCCAAGGGCACCCACCTGGTCAGCGTTGCCGGTGTGCACATCGAGCCGCTGGGCGTGTATTCGACCAAGATCAAGAAGCTCGACGAGCTGTCCTCCGGCGCCACCGTGGTCATCCCCAACGACGCCACCAACGGCGGCCGTGCCCTGCTGCTGCTGGACAAGGCCGGCGTGATCAAGCTCAAGGACAACACCAACATCCTGTCTACCGTGAAGGACGTTGCCGAAAACCCGAAAAGCGTGAAATTCCGTGAGCTGGAAGCGGCCACCATCCCGCGCGTGCTGACCCAGGTCGATGCCGCCCTGATCAACACCAACTACGCGTTGGAAGCCAAGCTGAACCCGGAGAAGGACGCGCTGGCCATCGAAGGCAGCGACTCGCCGTACGTGAACATCCTGGTTGCCCGCCCGGACAACAAGGATTCGGAAGACATGAAGAAACTGGCGGCTGCCCTGCACTCGCCTGAGGTGAAGCAGTTCATCGTCGAGAAGTACAAGGGCGCTGTGGTTCCGGCCTTCTAA